The nucleotide sequence TATTACACAACTCTATTAATTAACTTACCACTAATTGTGTTTGTTTCTTAATgattttttcctctgttttttttcatgTATTCCAGTCAATCGACTTTATTTGTACCATCAAAGTACTTTATCTGGTTTCGCCCCTGTATATTTTTTACTCATGGTAAACACATATAAATTtcttcattaaaatatttttttttgaatgaatgctaaattatattcatcaaaaaagcTTTTTTACAACAATGTTCCCATAGCTTTAGACTACTTCGACTTTCCTAAGCTAATTACAATCTTGTTGTAAACCAATACTGAAGAATTTTTTCTCTACCCCTAACCCCTTTAGTTATCAACAAGCTTAGCTTATTACGAACTCCCTTCTCGATAAACTTCTTCAACTTTGATAATGGAAGCAGATTCTCACCATGTCTGATCTTGTTCCTCTCCCTACATAGAGCATGAATGCTGGCGTTAAGTGCATATCGAATACAGAACAAACGATTCTTCTCTCGAGCCCCGtttgttggggaaaaatatccagacataagttttctccagcttccggataggtcaTCGACTTCCGGActcttgctcaagaagaaaccagggaccaacccctgccataggtccgacccccttgattggatcgacccttgaagcaaaatagaaatTTTCCGCCTAAggagaaacttccatttttccgattatggaagagttccattacttgaagccgacgtCTACacctataaaaggggagcccaaaccctagaataaagGATCGACTTTTCTAGACTAGGAGATTAGGGTGTAGGCGGCTAGAACTAAGGTTCATACACCATCAACGTTGTAGTCCCGAATCATAAACTCAATATACATCTTCTAGTTCACGAATTCTTGTTTCTCATACAATctcttctagtgttccgtagtactcaaacgaccctacacaaaaataccataacagttTGGCGGtagaaggaggggagtaatccaactacgtgacgatggcacTAGAGGACGATACTAACCAAGCGGAGATGACCCCGAGGGAGATCGAACTCCTCAACCGACTCGAGATCCTTCAAagtcaggttaccgatcttcacaaagctcgggagacCACGCCTAGAGGTCACGAACTTCTTCtagaagttcaaaccctaaaagatcaacttggagaacactccaagcagctgcagcaaagcgccgagaagctagacgctATAGAAGCGGAGAACCTTGTCCTCTGACAAGAAAACCAGAACCTCGGTGAAACCagcaacaagcgaaagcggttccgAATTAAGGTTCGACCTATGGCTTCGCTCAACACTCCACGCGATGGTGAAAAAGCGTCTCACCGACCCGTCTCCACCAACGATGAACCTGAGGGCCGAGAAGCCGCTCACGACGCGACCCGAATGCAAGTGGATAGCGATTTCTACGCGGAAGACGAAGAGTACTCACCCGATGATCCCGCGATCTCGGACCTGACTCTAGCCGCCTATCTAGAAAGAGTGGTTTCCGAAAGGTTCGacaccattcaatctatggtagaaagaCTCCCAGGAGTAGCTCCCCCTATTCGGAGGAGTAATCCAgggtcctactccgatacacctttcgtagAAGAGATTGCCTCGGTGGAGATGCCACGCAAATTCTCCTAcccgagcataaagatgtacgaAGGTACAGGAGATCCCGACAATCACATCGCTCAATACAAGTAACGCATGCTAGCCGTAGCAATACCCCGGGATGCGCGGAAAGCTACCATGTTCAAGGGATTCGGATCGACCTTGACCGGCCCTGCTCTTCAGTGGTACATCAATTCGTTAGTAGTCTCAACCTAGAGAAAAACTCAGATGATCTCTATGaagtcctccagcataggaacgaACCCCTTCGTTCCTACATAGCACACTTGAACAAAGAGAAGGTGGCTATCCCAGAGTGCAACACTGACACGACTATCTCGGCCTTCAAGCGGGGCCTACTCCCGGAGGGAGATCTCTACAAAGAGCTGATTAAATACAAGTGCAGGACCATGGAGGATGTATtgtctcgtgcttgggctcaagtaagatgGGAAGAGGATGTTGCAAGTAGGGCCAAGGCCTATCCGAAGTACGATCAGAAGTCCTCGAAGCCAACCAGGAACGATCGCGGTGAGCCTTTTATCCCAAGTTAGCTAAAGAGACTAGCAATCCAGGCAGGGGCAGATATCAAAATCGTCCCTTGCCTAGATGATGGTATCCACATGGCCCGATATCTCTCATCTTGCGATAACAAAGCCGGAGCTAATCGGTGTCCTACGACAAATGGGTCCTCAAGTCAAATGGCTTCCCAAGATGAAGGCCTCAGAGGCTAATCAAAACCCCAAACGGTGGTGCGAATTCCATAGTGATCATGGTCACACTACGGAAGATTGCATAGCCCTGAAGATAGAAGTCGCCGAGCTTCTCAAGAAAGGCCACCTGAGAGAGTTCCTCTCAGACAAGGCCAAGAACCTTCTGAATAAAGAAGGTCCCGGTCTCCTTACCGAAGCAGCTCCTTCATTGCCACCACAGCAAGATcgggtgatccatgtcatctcaggcGGATCGGAAGTAAGCGGAATCAGCAGTGCTGctgccaagagaagtactcgcaaCGCTAAGAATGGCCAAGAGGCCGAGGTCCTAAGCGCCTAATCCTTGGAACGGATGAGATCAGcttcactgcaagggagcaTGAGAGGGTCCTAGCTCCTCATCACGACGCCcttgtcatttcacttaccatagcgaactgcttggtcaagcgaatactTGTAGACAATGGGAGCTCCAACAACATTATCTTCCATTCAGCTTACGCCGACCTGGGGTTAGAACCTAAGGCCCTAACTAGGAAGGCGACTCCTCTTGTAGCCTTCTGTGGAGAGGTAAAGCAAACCTTAGGGGATGTCCTTCTCCCAGTATATGCCGAGGGGATAAATCAGGCCACAAAATTCCTGGTCGTCGACTGTCCTTCATCGTATAACGTGATActgggaaggccttggatcTACGACATGGGAGCCATACCTTCGACTCTGCATCAACTGGTCAAGTTTCCAACTCCCTTGGGCATTAAGGCGGTCAAGGGAGATCAGGAAAATGCCAGGTCCTGCTATCAGACTACCCTAAAGGGAAATATCcaggtcttatagcaattacagaagaagcttccgaccccgcataccgaagagccggaagtggaGGAGATGGATGAAGTTCCACTCGTAGAAGGGAACTTGGGTCAAAACTTgaagataggctccaagctcCTAGAAGGGCTAAGAAGGAGATTGGTCGACTTCTTGAGATCCAACTCCGACTGCTTCGCCTGGTCCCATGAGGACATGCCTGGAATAAATCCCGACGCATCATGCATCAACTTCAAGTGGATCCAATGCATCCCCTTGTCAGACAGAAGATGAGGAAGTTAGCCCCTGAAAGGGACGAAATtatcaacgaagaggtcaagaatCTACTGGATgccggattcatacgagaggtgcaataTCCGGAGTGGCTAGCTAATGTGGTGGTCGTTAGGAAGAAGAATGagaagtggagagtctgtatcgacttcACGGACCTCAACAAATCCTGTCCAAAAGACCCTTTCCCcttgcctcacatcgacaagctagtTGATGCAACTGCTGGTCATCAACTGATGAGTTTCAAGGATGCATTTTCCGGATATAACCAAATCCTAATGCatcccgacgatcaagagaagatctCATTTATGACCTCCCGGGGTATATACTGCTACAAGGTCATGCCTTTCGAACTAAAGAATGCTGGTTCGACCAATCAAAGacttgtcaacatgatgttcgccgaccaGATAAGGCAGACCATGGAGgtttatattgatgatatgctggtaAAATCCCTAGACGCCGAGGACCATATCTCGCAACTTCAACAGGCATTCACCACCCTTAGGAGGTACAATATGAAACTcaacccttcaaagtgctcaTTCGGAGTAAGCTCTGGGAAGTTCCTGGGGTAtatagtcacccacaggggcatCAGAGCCAACCCAGAGCAGGTAAGAGCAATCTAAGTGATACCTTCCCCTCGTAATGTCAAGGAGGTTCAAAGACTGACAGGAAGGATGGCCGCCCTGAGTAGGTTCATCTCCtggtaagggaagaaggaaggaaacatcatcctatctactacgtgagcaaatcgctgctagacgcggagacccgctatagtcacctTGAAAAGTTAGCCCTCGCCTTAGTTAACACGGCCCGAAAGCTACGCCCCTACTTCCAGGCCCATCAGATCGTGGTGGTCATCTTTTTCCCCATCAAAGCGGACCTTCACAAGCCGgaagtgtctggacgactagaAAAATGGGCCATAGAGTTGGGAGAGTACGATGTGATCTTCCGACCTGCAACGGCCATCAAGTCACAAGTCCTGGCAGATTTCGTAGCCgaattctctcctgccatgATTCCAGTCCTGGAACCAGAAGTAAAAGTTCGCGATAGCGAAGGGGAGAAAAGCGAATGGATGCTATACGTAGATGGGTCTAGTAACGTAAGGGGCGCAGGCGTGGAACTAGTCCTAACTTCCCCTACGGGGGAATCAGCCTTAAGGGTCGTACGATGCAACTTCAAAGAAACGAAcaacgaggctgaatacgaagctcTAATAGCAGGGCTGACACTCGACAAACAGATGGGAGTAAAAGACATCTGATAACAGGATTTTTCTAAGATCCTATTCAAATTGGCGCTGTTGCCAACTTCTAAGTTGATTgtgacattgggatttagtaacttgcttgagactaaatcatttttattttctattgtgATATTGATTCTTgcctcttttctctctttgacttttcaggtgtatgaacttgaggagtaGAGGTTCATCAAGCCTTGCTCCCATTGTTGAAGACATTTCTGCACTTGAGAGGGAgattgtgagaagaagaagggaagaagagcaacaggctcacatTCAGAGGTTGGGGTTTGACATGGAGAACCTGCCTCAAGAGGACAGGAACAGAAAGAGGATGAAGGAGGACTTGCTGATATGGTAGAAGATGAAGTTCTCAATGAGGAAGGGAACGTAGAAGTCAGCAATGCTCAAGATGATGAGATTCCTAGTAACGAAGGAGTTGAGCTACCAGGGGAagaagtgaaagaaaaaaatagaagaggACCAACAAAGATGCGCAGAGTGGCTGAAAATCCTAATGAAAAGGTTGCGGTCACATTCACTGACTTTGGTGAGCATGTTGGACCTGGTTCAGTAACACTATCATCTTTTCTTGGTCCTCTTGTGAGGGAACATGTTCCGGTAACACTTTCTGATTGGAGAAGACTTGATGCAGCGACTAAAGGAACAATGTGGGAACATGTTTGACCTTTGCTTATTTTGATGCAGGGGAGGTTTAACTTGCAAGAAGAGTGGCATAAAGCTGTTATTTTCAAGCAGTTGGGAAGCTTGTGGAGGGCTGGGAAGTCAAGGCTAGTGTCACAAGTACGGGCAGCGAAGACTGCTGCTGagagattaaaattaaaacccaGCAACGTTCCATCCATTCAAATGTGGAACACTTGGGTTAGGAGCAAGACTACCTCAAGTTTCACGGTAAATTATCCATATTTATATGTCATGttctataaatttaattatgtcTTATTTCATGTCTTATAGATTTAGTCacattcatatttatattgtagGAAATAAGTAATAGGTACCGAGAGCTGAGAAAAAATCAGATTCCCCATACCACCAGCCGCAAAGGAATGATTCGTTTAGCTTATTATATGGTAAGTAATAGGTACTCAAACATCTATATATTGTATAGCTTATTAGAATAATTAAACCTCTGTGTACTGagatatatgtatgtattttgTATAGAAAAAAGAGTCAAGACCCGAAAAAGTGAGTTGGAGTAAGGTATGGATTGCGGGACATACTCACGCTGATGGTAGACCCGTGAAGCCTCAATATGCTGAGACTATTGTAAGAATTCTGGAACttgttatatattgtgtttcATCTTCTTGGATTATGATCATTGAGTTATATTGTGTATAAATGTTCGTATCAGGAACAAATCCAGTCACTTGATAGTCAAATGGACTCTACATCAGCTGCTGATAACATAAGGGAGGATGCTGTCACCAAGATTTTGGGAAAAGACAAACCTGGACGAGTAAGGGGGTTTGGTAGAGGGATTACGGCTACTAAACTAGCATTCCTGCAATCTAGAGACGCAAAGATTGCTGATATGGCTAGTGAGATTGAAGAGTTGAAGGGCATGGTCCGAGAGTTAGCTGGAAAGAAGGTACTCGTTTTCACTACATTTACTCAACTGGTCTGATTACagttaataattaataatggtTTTCTCTTCTCACAGAAAACTAATGGTGAGACTGAAACATCtgagacaagtgctggattcaaAGAAGGAGTGAGAGTACAAATACTGGATTGGTTTGAGTCAGAAGATGTAGTTGTTGGTGAAGGAGAATTTTGCTCTGATGAACCGATGTACAAAATTGGTCGTGTGCCTATTGGTCCTAATGCAGTGGCTGTTATTGTTAAGTCCGCATTAATCTCGGAAGCTTTTCTCTGGAGGCCTACGACAGATGTATTATCTCTTGAGGACGCTGTGGGATGCAAAGTAGCTTGGCCAATAAATAAAGTGGTTTTGGACAGGAATCCATTAGCGTCTCAAGATGTATCGATGGTAAAGTTTTTCAATCTAGTACTTTTTCGACATAAGTATAGGGCTCTCATCATTAGCTTGTTACATTGTAGCAACACAAGGAAGGTGAAACTCGAAGATGCAAAATCTATGACTGGacttcagaagaagaagaggttatTGCTGAAGGTCTCCTGTGCTCATCTAATTCCAAAG is from Raphanus sativus cultivar WK10039 unplaced genomic scaffold, ASM80110v3 Scaffold0034, whole genome shotgun sequence and encodes:
- the LOC108829434 gene encoding uncharacterized protein LOC108829434 isoform X1 encodes the protein MVEDEVLNEEGNVEVSNAQDDEIPSNEGVELPGEEVKEKNRRGPTKMRRVAENPNEKVAVTFTDFGEHVGPGSVTLSSFLGPLVREHVPGRFNLQEEWHKAVIFKQLGSLWRAGKSRLVSQVRAAKTAAERLKLKPSNVPSIQMWNTWVRSKTTSSFTEISNRYRELRKNQIPHTTSRKGMIRLAYYMKKESRPEKVSWSKVWIAGHTHADGRPVKPQYAETIEQIQSLDSQMDSTSAADNIREDAVTKILGKDKPGRVRGFGRGITATKLAFLQSRDAKIADMASEIEELKGMVRELAGKKKTNGETETSETSAGFKEGVRVQILDWFESEDVVVGEGEFCSDEPMYKIGRVPIGPNAVAVIVKSALISEAFLWRPTTDVLSLEDAVGCKVAWPINKVVLDRNPLASQDVSMQHKEGETRRCKIYDWTSEEEEVIAEGLLCSSNSKEMVNNIPLGPNAVSIEVVKVFKDNAHLWRPTAEMYLIGDAINEKIA
- the LOC108829434 gene encoding uncharacterized protein LOC108829434 isoform X2 — encoded protein: MVEDEVLNEEGNVEVSNAQDDEIPSNEGVELPGEEVKEKNRRGPTKMRRVAENPNEKVAVTFTDFGEHVGPGSVTLSSFLGPLVREHVPGRFNLQEEWHKAVIFKQLGSLWRAGKSRLVSQVRAAKTAAERLKLKPSNVPSIQMWNTWVRSKTTSSFTEISNRYRELRKNQIPHTTSRKGMIRLAYYMKKESRPEKVSWSKVWIAGHTHADGRPVKPQYAETIEQIQSLDSQMDSTSAADNIREDAVTKILGKDKPGRVRGFGRGITATKLAFLQSRDAKIADMASEIEELKGMKTNGETETSETSAGFKEGVRVQILDWFESEDVVVGEGEFCSDEPMYKIGRVPIGPNAVAVIVKSALISEAFLWRPTTDVLSLEDAVGCKVAWPINKVVLDRNPLASQDVSMQHKEGETRRCKIYDWTSEEEEVIAEGLLCSSNSKEMVNNIPLGPNAVSIEVVKVFKDNAHLWRPTAEMYLIGDAINEKIA
- the LOC108829434 gene encoding uncharacterized protein LOC108829434 isoform X3; its protein translation is MKRLRSHSLTLGRFNLQEEWHKAVIFKQLGSLWRAGKSRLVSQVRAAKTAAERLKLKPSNVPSIQMWNTWVRSKTTSSFTEISNRYRELRKNQIPHTTSRKGMIRLAYYMKKESRPEKVSWSKVWIAGHTHADGRPVKPQYAETIEQIQSLDSQMDSTSAADNIREDAVTKILGKDKPGRVRGFGRGITATKLAFLQSRDAKIADMASEIEELKGMVRELAGKKKTNGETETSETSAGFKEGVRVQILDWFESEDVVVGEGEFCSDEPMYKIGRVPIGPNAVAVIVKSALISEAFLWRPTTDVLSLEDAVGCKVAWPINKVVLDRNPLASQDVSMQHKEGETRRCKIYDWTSEEEEVIAEGLLCSSNSKEMVNNIPLGPNAVSIEVVKVFKDNAHLWRPTAEMYLIGDAINEKIA